TTCCATGGCGAACTATAAATCTGCCAAAAAGCGCATCAAAGTAGCTGATCGCAACCGTGTGCAAAACTCCCTGGTCAAATCCCGTGCCCGTACCGCCATGAAAAAAGTAGTCCGTGCCTTGGGTGATAACAGTACTGATCTGGAGTC
The bacterium (Candidatus Blackallbacteria) CG13_big_fil_rev_8_21_14_2_50_49_14 DNA segment above includes these coding regions:
- a CDS encoding 30S ribosomal protein S20, which gives rise to MANYKSAKKRIKVADRNRVQNSLVKSRARTAMKKVVRALGDNSTDLESLTKLAVSELDKAQAKGVLHKNAVARHKSRLMKKVNATAQA